GCGCCAGGCCCGCGTGCTCTCGCGCGAGGCCCTCGCCCGTCGCATGGAAGACTGGCAGCGCCGCATGGTCGAGCTCCAGACGAGCTTCGTCGACTACAACAAAGAGCTCCAGAAGAAGCAGGGCGACCTCACGGGGCCCATCCTGCGCAAGATGATGGGCATCATCACGCGCGTCGCGAAGAAGAAGGGCTACGAGCTCATCCTCGACCGCTCCGCGACGCCCTACGCGCGGCCGGATCTCGACCTCACCGAGCAGGTCGTGCAGATGTACAACTCCGGGGGAGACGGCGGCGGCGACGCCCCGCCCGAGGGCGGCGGCGACAAGCCGTCGGGAGGCGGCGACGAAAAGAAGTAGCCGCGGCGCCGTGCTCCCTGCGCCCGTGCGCCTCCGCGAGCTCGCGGCGGCACACGGCGGGAGGCTCGATCCCGGCATCGAGGACGCCGTCGTGTCCCGCGTCCTGCCCGTCGACGCGGCCGAGCCCCGAGGCGACGAGGCGACACTCGCGCCGCTCCTCTCCCGCCGCTACCTCGCCGCGGCGCACGCGAGCGAGGCGTTTTTGCTCGTCGATGCGGAGCTCGCCTCGCTCGTCCCGGCCGGCAAGCGCTGGATCCACCCGCGCGCCGCGTATGCGCTCGCCTGCGTGCTCGAGCGCGTGGCCCGGCCCGGGCCCTCGGACGCGCGCGAG
This DNA window, taken from Polyangium spumosum, encodes the following:
- a CDS encoding OmpH family outer membrane protein; amino-acid sequence: MLPRRLPRLHAALAATVLSALVSLAPASASAEGKIAVVDVQQAVMQTEDGIRAQGTLKKLFDKRQKELDAKQAELQKAREDIERQARVLSREALARRMEDWQRRMVELQTSFVDYNKELQKKQGDLTGPILRKMMGIITRVAKKKGYELILDRSATPYARPDLDLTEQVVQMYNSGGDGGGDAPPEGGGDKPSGGGDEKK